From the Ilumatobacteraceae bacterium genome, the window GAGAACTCGTGACCGCGACCTCTGGTCCGCTCGGCCCCGGGCCAGAGGGCGGCGGTGACTCCTTCGACGACGTCGCTCAGGTGTTCGATCTGTTCGAGGGTCGCGTGGCGACCGATGAAGGCGTGGCCGAGGTCGCGGATCGCCTGTCCTGCTCGCGCCCGGGCCTCGATGATGTCGGTCTCATCACTCATTCGGAACCGACTCTCGCAGCCCGACGGCCCGGATCAGGAATCGGGTGACTCGAGTGCCTCGAGGAGGGTGTTCCAGGCGAGGGTGGCGCACTTGATGCGGACGGGGAACTTGACGACGCCCTGGAGCGCCTCGAGGTCACCCAACTCGACGTCGTCGACCGGGTCGTCGCCCTCGGTCTCGATCGACATCATGCCCTTGAACCGGCGCACGAGCGCTCGGACCTCGGCCACCGACTTCCCCTTCACCGCGGCGCTCATCATCGATGCCGACGACTGCGAGATCGAACAGCCTTGGCCGCTGACCTTGACGTCGTTGACGGTGTCGCCGTCGACGTCGAGGTAGACGGTGATCTCGTCGCCGCACAGTGGGTTGTGACCCTCGGCGTGACGCGCCGGGGGCGGCAACTCACCGCGGTTGCGGGGGGTGCGGTAGTGATCGAGGATGATCTCGCGATAGAGGTCTTCGAGGCCTGGCATGGGTGTCTCCCGCAGTCGAGGGGCGGCTCGGTCAGAGACCGAAGATATCGGTGGCGCCGTCGAGCGCATCGGTC encodes:
- a CDS encoding SUF system NifU family Fe-S cluster assembly protein, whose protein sequence is MPGLEDLYREIILDHYRTPRNRGELPPPARHAEGHNPLCGDEITVYLDVDGDTVNDVKVSGQGCSISQSSASMMSAAVKGKSVAEVRALVRRFKGMMSIETEGDDPVDDVELGDLEALQGVVKFPVRIKCATLAWNTLLEALESPDS